The following DNA comes from Synergistaceae bacterium.
CGTTCTCCACGATCTCGTTGATTATACCTCCAAAAACCACCGGATTCTCTCCCATCGCCTCGTAAGTCCTGTGCATGAAGCCATCCAAGGATCGCAACTCCTCCTTGGAGAGAGGCCGCCTCTCCCGAGGGTTCAGAAAGCCCAAGCCCTTTCCCAGCGAGGAAAACACCGGTTTTTGCCTGTACCGGACGCCGCTCGGCAGGGTGTACGGACGTAACTCCGCCTCCTCGCGCGACCTCAGGTCGAACACCAGTGAGAGCCTCAGCCGGGCAAGCTCCTCGGCCAAAACACCAGGTGGAAGGTCAAGCCCTCCGCTTCTGAACAGCAGCCCCCTCCTGACCGTAAGGCCACCCCTGCCTTTGTACCCGCCCAGCTCCCTCAGATTTACGATCCTGCTACCGCTGTGAACCGACTTTTTCATACTCTACCCTTTCACTACATACTCTTTACTTGCTAAATAGAACTGAATCGAAGATCGGCAGGTCGCTTGCCCTTACAACCCTGTTCCTTCCACCCTCTTTTGCCTTATACAAGGCGCAGTCCGCTGTATAAATCAAATCGTTGGGAGTCACGCCCTCCACGGTTTGAAAAGAGGCCACTCCTACACTGACAGTAACATGCTTCTCTGGCACCTCATTTTCAATCATCGTGGATTCTACCTTTTCTCTGATTCGTTCCGCTAATATCGCCGCCTCGTTTTCTCTTGTATTTGACAGTAAAACTGCGAATTCCTCTCCGCCGAAGCGCGCAACAAAATCACCTTCCCTGCTAAGCGCGCCTTCTATGATCTTGGCGACACTTTTTAAGCATTGATCACCCGCCACATGGCCGAATCTATCATTGTAGTTTTTGAAAAGATCTATATCGATCATTATCAAGCCAATAGGGAATTCCTCCCTCTTGTTGATTCCCCAAAGGCTTGTCAAGAAACTATCGAAATACCTTCTGTTGAAGATGCATGTCAGGCCGTCTATCATAGTCATCTTTTCCAGCTTACTGTTGGCGTCCTGCAGCTTTAACTCCGCCCTCTTTCTTTCGGCGACCTCTTTACGCAGACGGATTATCCAAAACCAAGAGACAGCCAGGACAACGCTCACCAGAGTACCAATAACTATGGCAATACGTATAAACGGGCCATAATCCAGCTTGGTGTCCAGGTCTATCCATTTCTTGTTAATCTCACTCTTCTCTTTCTCGGTAATACTATCGATAGATTTATTCAGTATACTGACTAGTTCCGGCCAGTCCTTTCTGACAGCGAAGTGCAGTGATTGCTGTTTCTCCGCTTCAAATGACACAAACCTGAGATTGGTCAACCCGTTAGAGCGTATTAAATAATTAGTAGTAGCAAGATTTCCAATGAATGCCTTCTCTTCCCCCGTCGTCACTGCCACCAGGGCAGATTCCACTGAATCATACAGGCTGAGGTTCACCTCTTCGTAGTTCAAAAGGTAACTATGGTGGGAGCTATTCCTTTGTACCGCTACAGCCAGGCCCCTTAAATCATCCAGGCATCCTATGCCGGCATTCTCGTTTGTAGTAACCAATACTCTTTTAAAGAAATAATATGGCTTTGATAGAATGAAACACTTCTCTCGTTCCGCTGTTTTGCCTACAGCGGAGAGGAGGTCCAGCTCTCTTGCCAGTGCCAAATCGTAGGCTTCCGGCCAAGACAGGTTTTTTCTGGGCTCGAACTTCAGACCTGTTCTTTTCGAAATCAAGGCCATATAGTCATCGGCAATTCCCTTGTACTCTCCATCGATATCTATAAACTCAAAGGGGACGAATTTTGGGTCTACTCCCAGGCTAATTACCGGATTGTCTCTAATAAAATTTCGCTCCTCCTCGGTCAAACATACAGTTCCACCCTCGGCATCGCAAAATATCAATGTGCTTACAGCCAAAATGATGATTATAAATATGATAGCTGGTCTTTTCATGATTACTTCTCCTCTCAAACCGGTGACGCGGAGAGTGGATCCGGAATATTCTGCAAGATCGATCGAGAGTCGTCCTTTCCCTCTTTACGTTGGTGAAAACAGACATCACGGTAATATTATATACGATTAAGCCGCCTGAATGCACAGCCGTAGCGGGAATCATCTTTCAGGATGCCGGCGGTTTTAATCGTAGATGGCTTCGTCACTGCTCACAGTATTTCTCCAATTCCTTTGACAAATCCTGTATATAGGTTGCTTGTTGTTTTTTCAGATATGATTTTACAAAAGGCTTGATCAATATTTTTTTTGCAGTTACATCTTCTGTGAAATCAACTTCTGTTTGTCCATTTTTCTGAGTGAAGATACCCGTCCAATGCCCTTTTATATTCTCATTCTCCATATCGAATTCCCACCGCTTATAGGGCTCTTTTGCTGTTACCGTAAAGGTTGTGGCGTATCCGTCTTTTGTATGTTCAATAAACTGGTGTTCACTTATTATTTCAACGCTGTTTATATCACTACGCCATGAATATTGCTCAAGAGATGTCACAACTTCCCATACTCTATG
Coding sequences within:
- a CDS encoding tyrosine-protein phosphatase, giving the protein MKKSVHSGSRIVNLRELGGYKGRGGLTVRRGLLFRSGGLDLPPGVLAEELARLRLSLVFDLRSREEAELRPYTLPSGVRYRQKPVFSSLGKGLGFLNPRERRPLSKEELRSLDGFMHRTYEAMGENPVVFGGIINEIVENGGRPLLFHCAAGKDRTGVLASMILLALGVSTKDVIDHYMLSNEYRREAVERETREVDNAVADPVAAARIKEMLMAREEFMELVLEQVRLYPSFDDYARERMGLSAADLEGMRRIYLE
- a CDS encoding diguanylate cyclase, with the protein product MKRPAIIFIIIILAVSTLIFCDAEGGTVCLTEEERNFIRDNPVISLGVDPKFVPFEFIDIDGEYKGIADDYMALISKRTGLKFEPRKNLSWPEAYDLALARELDLLSAVGKTAEREKCFILSKPYYFFKRVLVTTNENAGIGCLDDLRGLAVAVQRNSSHHSYLLNYEEVNLSLYDSVESALVAVTTGEEKAFIGNLATTNYLIRSNGLTNLRFVSFEAEKQQSLHFAVRKDWPELVSILNKSIDSITEKEKSEINKKWIDLDTKLDYGPFIRIAIVIGTLVSVVLAVSWFWIIRLRKEVAERKRAELKLQDANSKLEKMTMIDGLTCIFNRRYFDSFLTSLWGINKREEFPIGLIMIDIDLFKNYNDRFGHVAGDQCLKSVAKIIEGALSREGDFVARFGGEEFAVLLSNTRENEAAILAERIREKVESTMIENEVPEKHVTVSVGVASFQTVEGVTPNDLIYTADCALYKAKEGGRNRVVRASDLPIFDSVLFSK
- a CDS encoding SRPBCC family protein gives rise to the protein MATSNTKATFPCDIHRVWEVVTSLEQYSWRSDINSVEIISEHQFIEHTKDGYATTFTVTAKEPYKRWEFDMENENIKGHWTGIFTQKNGQTEVDFTEDVTAKKILIKPFVKSYLKKQQATYIQDLSKELEKYCEQ